In a single window of the Anabas testudineus chromosome 19, fAnaTes1.2, whole genome shotgun sequence genome:
- the LOC113156005 gene encoding oocyte zinc finger protein XlCOF20-like produces the protein MNISPANKNQTTGQSCCRVCGKFFWYKRSFLKHVLKHEQVADLCGVCGKRLASVESLKVHLQAHNEENSCRDKTDEGQSSSECSDTENKVSDSDEDWKESDSSRDGDNDETNKSNARKRAKKKHHKDVSHLKYCCKVCGKTFCYRASFLKHVQEEERDTDVCGVCGKRFESEQRLRLHMQTYIRTNDCEVCGKHFEGLKQLEMHMRTHTGEKPYVCSFCGKAFAQNGNLIGHMRVHTGEKPYACSVCGQSFSFKEYMMAHMRIHTGEKPFLCSVCGKGFRQRGTLKTHMMIHTGESTHRCLICDKTFYKSGALKIHMRSHTGEKPYLCNVCGKRFPAGSSLTKHMGVHEGRRAHCCSVCGEGCLRKEDLRKHLQTHRNESTQLISL, from the coding sequence ATGAATATTTCTCCAGCAAACAAGAACCAAACTACcgggcagagctgctgcagagtgtGTGGAAAGTTTTTCTGGTACAAACGCTCTTTTCTGAAACATGTACTGAAGCATGAGCAGGTGGCAGATCTGTGTGGGGTGTGTGGAAAACGTTTGGCCTCTGTCGAGAGCTTGAAGGTGCATTTACAGGCCCACAACgaagaaaacagctgcaggGATAAAACGGACGAGGGACAGTCGTCGTCAGAGTGCTCTGACACCGAGAATAAAGTGTCTGACAGTGACGAGGACTGGAAGGAAAGTGACAGTAGCAGAGACGGTGATAATGATGAGACCAACAAGTCAAACGCACGGAAGAGAGCTAAGAAGAAGCACCATAAGGATGTGTCGCATCTGAAGTACTGTTGTAAAGTGTGTGGTAAGACTTTCTGCTACAGAGCTTCATTTTTGAAGCATGtgcaagaagaagagagggataCGGATGTGTGTGGCGTGTGTGGGAAACGTTTCGAGTCTGAGCAGAGACTGAGGCTTCACATGCAGACTTACATCAGAACGAACGACTGTGAGGTTTGTGGAAAACATTTTGAGGGCCTCAAACAACTGGAGATGCACATGAGGAcccacacaggagagaagccGTACGTCTGCAGCTTCTGCGGCAAAGCTTTTGCACAAAACGGAAATCTAATTGGGCACATGAGAGTTCACACAGGTGAGAAGCCGTATGCCTGCAGCGTGTGCGGTCAGAGCTTCAGCTTTAAGGAGTATATGATGGCTCACATGAGgatccacacaggagagaagccGTTTCTGTGCAGCGTCTGTGGGAAAGGCTTCAGACAGAGGGGgactctgaaaacacacatgatgATCCACACTGGAGAGTCGACGCATCGGTGCCTCATCTGTGACAAAACCTTCTACAAGAGCGGGGCGCTGAAGATCCACATGAGGTCGCACACAGGTGAGAAGCCGTATCTGTGCAACGTCTGCGGGAAGCGTTTCCCCGCAGGCAGCTCGCTGACGAAACACATGGGCGTGCACGAAGGACGGCGAGCACACTGCTGCAGCGTCTGCGGTGAAGGATGCTTGAGGAAAGAGGATCTGAGAAAACATCTTCAGACTCACAGGAATGAGTCCACGCAGCTGATAAGTCTTTAG
- the g6pca.2 gene encoding glucose-6-phosphatase a, catalytic subunit, tandem duplicate 2, whose amino-acid sequence MLDAIMDATQGFGVSSTHYLQSNYQDAQSLFLWVSWAADLRNTFFIFFPLWFHLRPSVGIKLIWVAVIGDWLNLVFKWILFGERPYWWVHETPYYANTVPPHIEQYPMTCETGPGSPSGHAMGAAGVYYTLVTSILAIVTSRVKHGSKKSTSKDWYLKALLWTLFWGVQVCVCLSRVFIAAHFPHQVVAGVITGMIVAEAFNRTEWIYSASMKKYFYTTLFLTSFAVGFYVLLKALGVDLLWTLEKAQKWCVRPEWVHLDTTPFASLLRNMGTLFGLGLGLHSPLYTETKKSSSTLVKAGCIISSLFLLHLFDSVKPPTHTAALFYLLSFCKSATVPLVTVSIIPYCVNGALSLQNKKGL is encoded by the exons ATGCTTGATGCTATCATGGATGCCACGCAGGGTTTTGGGGTGAGCAGCACCCACTACCTGCAGAGCAACTATCAGGACGCCCAGAGCTTGTTTCTCTGGGTGTCCTGGGCGGCAGATCTGAGGAACaccttcttcatcttcttcccaCTTTGGTTTCACCTGCGGCCGTCTGTGGGCATTAAACTCATCTGGGTGGCTGTGATTGGAGACTGGCTCAACTTGGTGTTCAAATG GATTCTGTTTGGGGAGAGGCCTTACTGGTGGGTCCATGAGACGCCCTATTATGCAAACACTGTCCCTCCTCACATTGAGCAGTACCCCATGACCTGTGAGACTGGGCCAG GCAGCCCGTCTGGCCATGCTATGGGAGCTGCAGGTGTCTACTACACCCTGGTGACCTCCATCCTGGCCATTGTGACCAGCAGGGTGAAACATGGGAGCAAGAAATCCACCAGCAAAGACTG GTATCTTAAGGCTCTACTGTGGACGTTATTCTGGGGAGTccaggtgtgtgtctgtctctccagGGTCTTTATCGCTGCCCACTTCCCCCACCAGGTTGTTGCAGGTGTTATCACAG GCATGATTGTGGCTGAAGCCTTCAACAGAACTGAGTGGATCTACAGTGCCAGCATGAAGAAGTACTTCTACACCACTCTCTTCTTGACTTCCTTCGCTGTTGGCTTCTACGTCCTGCTCAAAGCTCTGGGTGTAGACCTGCTGTGGACCCTGGAGAAAGCCCAGAAATGGTGCGTTAGGCCCGAGTGGGTCCACCTGGACACCACGCCCTTTGCCAGCCTCCTGCGTAACATGGGCACCCTGTTTGGCCTGGGCCTGGGGCTTCACTCACCACTGTACACCGAGACcaagaagagcagcagcacgTTGGTCAAAGCGGGGTGCATCATCAGCTCTCTGTTCCTGCTGCACCTGTTTGACTCTGTGAAACCTCCCACGCACACTGCAGCCCTGTTCTACCTGCTGTCCTTCTGCAAGAGCGCCACTGTGCCTCTGGTCACGGTCAGCATCATCCCATACTGTGTGAACGGAGCTCTGAGCCTGCAGAACAAAAAGGGACTGTGA
- the g6pca.1 gene encoding glucose-6-phosphatase a, catalytic subunit, tandem duplicate 1, whose amino-acid sequence MDLLHSWGVELAVHLQTKYSKYEDLFGLASTVADLHTTFFWLFPIWFHLRRDTGLRLLWVAVIGDWLNLVLKWVLCGERPYWWVHETRFYGAGPAPSLHQFSITCETGPGSPSGHAMGAAGVWFVMVTALLSVATGRRCPPLINKFLQIGLWMLMGLVLLVVCMSRVYMAAHFPHQVIAGVITGLVVAQLVSNQKWIYTASMNQYFFTTLFLTSFAVGFYLLLKALGVDLLWTLDKAQKWCIRPEWVHLDTTPFASLLRNMGSLFGLGLGLHSPLYNSNKKNTSAIFKIGCITVSLFLLQFLDGWTFSAENHMTFYFLSFSKSVVALLVPTTMVPWALCWICSGKEEDKNL is encoded by the exons ATGGATCTTCTCCACAGCTGGGGGGTTGAGCTGGCGGTCCATCTCCAGACCAAGTACAGCAAGTATGAGGACTTGTTTGGACTGGCGTCCACCGTGGCTGATCTGCACACCACTTTCTTCTGGTTGTTCCCCATCTGGTTCCACCTGCGGCGGGACACGGGGCTCAGGCTCCTGTGGGTGGCCGTCATCGGAGACTGGCTCAACCTGGTCCTGAAATG GGTTCTGTGTGGGGAGAGGCCGTACTGGTGGGTTCATGAGACCCGGTTTTATGGAGCAGGACCTGCCCCTTCTCTGCACCAGTTCTCCATAACATGTGAGACGGGACCAG GAAGCCCTTCAGGTCATGCTATGGGTGCAGCTGGGGTCTGGTTTGTGATGGTAACAGCGCTGCTTTCTGTTGCAACAGGGCGGCGATGCCCACCTCTAATAAACAA ATTCTTGCAGATTGGTCTGTGGATGCTGATGGGCCTGGTCCTGCTGGTGGTTTGCATGTCCAGGGTCTACATGGCTGCACACTTCCCACATCAAGTCATAGCTGGAGTCATCACAG gTCTAGTTGTAGCTCAGCTTGTGTCCAATCAGAAATGGATCTACACGGCCAGCATGAACCAGTACTTCTTCACGACGCTGTTCTTGACCTCCTTCGCTGTTGGTTTCTACCTCCTGCTGAAAGCTCTGGGTGTAGACCTGCTGTGGACACTGGATAAAGCCCAGAAGTGGTGCATCAGGCCCGAGTGGGTCCACCTGGACACCACGCCCTTCGCCAGCCTCCTGCGTAACATGGGCAGCCTGTTTGGCCTGGGTCTGGGTCTGCACTCACCACTgtacaacagcaacaagaagaaCACAAGTGCCATTTTCAAGATAGGATGCATTACTGTCTCTTTGTTCTTGCTTCAGTTCTTGGACGGATGGACATTTTCCGCTGAAAACCACATGACTTTTTACTTCCTGTCCTTCAGTAAGAGTGTAGTCGCACTTTTGGTCCCGACCACCATGGTGCCCTGGGCTCTGTGCTGGATTTGCAGTGGAAAGGAAGAAGACAAGAACTTGTGA
- the psme3 gene encoding proteasome activator complex subunit 3, translating into MSSLLKVDNEIKTKVDAFRERITAEAEDLVANFFPKKLLELDHFLKDPIINITELKEIHSEINLTVPDPILIPKLHDGLEAQNAKKRKLDDGGGDDMVTGTKVFVMPGGMMKSNANLVDLIEKVKPEIRTLIEKCNTVKMWVQLLIPRIEDGNNFGVSIQEETVAELRTVEGEAASYLDQISRYYITRAKLVSKIAKYPHVEDYRRTVTEIDEKEYISLKIIVSELRNQYVTLHDMILKNIEKIKRPRSSNADALY; encoded by the exons ATGTCTTCACTCCTCAAGGTGgacaatgaaattaaaactaaG gtcGATGCTTTCAGGGAACGTATCACTGCGGAA GCAGAGGATCTAGTTGCAAATTTCTTCCCTAAGAAGTTACTGGAACTTGATCACTTCCTTAAG GACCCAATCATAAACATCACGGAACTAAAGGAGATTCACTCTGAGATAAACCTGACTGTGCCAGACCCCATCTTGATTCCGAAACTGCATGACGGACTAGAAGCG CAAAATGCCAAAAAGAGGAAGCTGGATGATGGAGGTGGGGATGACATGG TGACCGGCACCAAAGTCTTCGTCATGCCTGGTGGGATGATGAAGAGCAATGCAAATCTTGTTGATCTTATTGAAAAGGTCAAGCCAGAGATCAGGACACTCATAGAGAAATGTAACACA GTCAAAATGTGGGTTCAGCTGCTCATTCCCAGGATAGAAGATGGAAACAACTTTGGAGTATCAATTCAGGAGGAGACGGTAGCAGAACTCAGAACGGTTGAAGGAGAGGCAGCATCCTACCTCGACCAGATATCAAG ATACTACATCACAAGAGCAAAGCTGGTTTCTAAAATAGCAAAATATCCACATGTG GAGGATTATCGGCGCACAGTAACAGAGATTGATGAGAAGGAATACATCAGTCTGAAGATCATAGTTTCGGAGCTCAGAAATCAATAT GTAACGTTACATGACATGATCCTGAAGAACATTGAGAAGATCAAGAGGCCTCGAAGCAGTAATGCTGACGCATTGTACTGA